From the Apis mellifera strain DH4 unplaced genomic scaffold, Amel_HAv3.1 GroupUN_3, whole genome shotgun sequence genome, one window contains:
- the LOC113219367 gene encoding uncharacterized protein LOC113219367 isoform X2, translating to MQFSSLLSVLYNGYFYLISLKLSEVLSNKGFIGFFGMISLFIIKIVFLNNHCTKFYHEVEVTTHLLQELDICYLDNSIKNKIQQFLLQLLLHPFKFTAGGYILSNKLSTEE from the exons atgcaattttcatcattattgagTGTACTTtataatggatatttttatttaatatccttAAAATTATCAGAAGTGTTGTCAAATAAAGGATTTATAGGATTCTTCGGAATGATTTctctattcattataaaaattgtttttttaaataatcattgcaCTAAATTCTATCACGAG gtAGAAGTAACAACACATTTACTTCAAGAATTGGATATTTGCTACTTggataattctattaaaaataag atacaacaatttttattacaacttCTGCTTCATCCTTTCAAATTTACTGCTGGTGGTTACATTCTTAGCAACAAATTATCAACAGAA
- the LOC113219367 gene encoding uncharacterized protein LOC113219367 isoform X1, which yields MQFSSLLSVLYNGYFYLISLKLSEVLSNKGFIGFFGMISLFIIKIVFLNNHCTKFYHEVEVTTHLLQELDICYLDNSIKNKIQQFLLQLLLHPFKFTAGGYILSNKLSTEFFGTLITYLVVFIQISTSTNMK from the exons atgcaattttcatcattattgagTGTACTTtataatggatatttttatttaatatccttAAAATTATCAGAAGTGTTGTCAAATAAAGGATTTATAGGATTCTTCGGAATGATTTctctattcattataaaaattgtttttttaaataatcattgcaCTAAATTCTATCACGAG gtAGAAGTAACAACACATTTACTTCAAGAATTGGATATTTGCTACTTggataattctattaaaaataag atacaacaatttttattacaacttCTGCTTCATCCTTTCAAATTTACTGCTGGTGGTTACATTCTTAGCAACAAATTATCAACAGAA ttttttggTACTCTGATCACTTATTTGGTAGTATTCATACAAATAAGTACATcgacaaatatgaaataa